The sequence CCGGGGTTCTGATGTACGGGGCCGCCGCCTGGGACACGGCCGATTCGTGGATTGTCCTGTGGCGGGTTGTTTTGGGGGGTGGGTTCCGGCCTATCGCCGGCTTCGGCTTTCGGCTGCGGTGTCGGGAGAGGGATTGGGGCTGGAACTTCGGCTGCTGCAGGCGCCGGCGACTCGGCGGCAGGCAGGGCGGCTTGCTTGGAAGCTATTTTTGTGGCGACAACCTTCTTGGCCGCTTTTTTTGCCACGGCCTTTTTCGCAGCGGATTTCTTGGCGGCGGTTTTCTTGGCAGCGGTCTTGCGGGCGGGTTTTGCAGCCTGTTCCGCAGGGGGGCTATCGAAAAGGTCGTCGGTGGTGTTTTTGCTCATTCGTGTGAGTGTATGGGGAAATGGTTCGGTGTGTTCCGAGGGTGGTTTGGCAAAAGGAACCGCTGGTGATGTGAAAATACACCGTAGGCCTTGGGAAAGGGGACGGGGTGGGCATCGGTTTCCTTGTCGGTGGATCCGGCTGCGTCAGCGGGATGGGGACGTGGGAGACGACTGCCAGTGTGGTGACCGCGGAGGAAATCCGAAAGCCGCCTACCGTCGTGACAACACCTGATGAATGATATGCGGACAGCCTTTTGGCAATCCTAAAAAACAGGAGGATTCCGGCGCTCACTCACCGCCGATGTCCGATGGCGATGAGATCGGCTTGCGCAGTGGGGTTAGGATTCCCTGATCCAGGCGGTAGATCCATGAGTGGATGGCGAGTTGCTGGCCGCGCTCCCAGGCGTCCTCCACGATGGTGGTGCGGGCTACGTGACGGGCTTGCGAAAGGACGTTGAGCTCGCAGAGGCGGTCCAGTTTGGCTCCGTCTTCCAGGCCCGAGAGTTCATCCTTGTGGCCGCGCGTCAGAGCACGGATGGGGGCAAGCCAGTTGTCGATGATGCCGTGGCGGAAGTTTTCCAGCGCTGCCTGGACTCCTCCACAACCGTAGTGGCCGCAGACGATCACGTTGCTGACTTTCAGGACATCGACGGCATACTGCAGGACGGCGAGCACGTTGAAATCCGTTTCCTGGACGACGTTTGCAACGTTGCGATGGACGAAGACCTCGCCGGGGGGCAGGCCGGTGATCTGGTTTGCCGGGACGCGTGAGTCCGAGCAGCCGATCCAGAAATACCGAGGGTTCTGCTGCTGAGCCAGGCGGGTGAAAAACTCCGGATCGCCTTTGCGCATTCGCTCCGCCCATAGGATATTGTTTTCGATGAGTTGGTCGATGCTTTCCATGGGCTGCGCCCACTGTTCCGAAAACCCGGCGATGTATCCAGAAAAAATCAGGTGGCCTTGGCATCGAACTCCGCCTTGGCCGCCTTTCGGCACTCCGCAACGAAGTGGTTGCAGGCCTCGCGGCAGAGGAGGGGGATGGCATTGGTTTCTTCCGTCCCGCCGGGGATCCCGTTGAAACGGGAGGCTTCGCTGTCATCGAGCGGCGTATCCTGATCGAGCTGCCAGAGAATCTTCTTTGCGCAATTATGGGCGGGCCCGCAGACTTTTTGGATGAGTTTCTGGGCGCCCGCATCGCTGATCGTCCCTGCGTAGCGGTACATCCCGGTCTGGCGTGCCAGCTTATCGCGGAGATTCTCGATGGGTAGCGCGCCATCCCTGTGCTTAATGAAAAGTGCGGTGCAGCCGGGATAGAATTGGTCAAGTGCGCGGAGAAGGTCTTGCTCGCCATCCAGCGTCATGATCCAGCCGCGTTTCAGGTTGGTCTTGCCTTTCGTGAATCGGTATTCGCCGTCCTCCGCATAGGTTGAGATGTCACGCGCCGCATCCGGGCCGCGATGGTGGTCGAGCCCGCCGAACGCCGGTTGGGTGGCCAGTTCCCCATCATCGATGTGATGGAGGGCATAGGGGAATTCGCAGAGATCCCGTTGTATCCAAATCTGGCCGATCTGGTGAACCCCTCCACGGACAAGCTGTTTCAGGTGCGTGGGGAGGGTCATCGCGCCGCTAGCTTGGGATGGGGAGGGTTTGTGTTTCTCATCGAAATCGGAGACCTGGTCGAGGATCACATCCGCCATGAGCGGCTCGGTGCCAATGGCCGAGGAGTAGTAAAGGTTCTTGCCCCGCAGTTTGTTCGGGTTGTTGCGGAAAACATCCGTCTGGCTCGCCGCCGGGCCGGACCTCCTTTCAAGCCCAAGCAAAACCGGGATGTCCTGGAAGGAATGCAGCCCGTCGGAGATGAAGAAGGGAACGACAACCACATTGTTCGTATCCGCCATCTTGTCCCATTCCGCGATGAACGGCTGCTCCTCCATGTAGGCGTCCGTCACCAGCGCATATCCCGCACCGGAGGCGGCGATGAGATCCGCCTGATCCTTGATCGCCTTCGTCGAGTTCTGGTTCAGTCCCGTGCCGTGCCCGGTGATGATGAGAGTGGTGTCGGCGGGGTCGGCGTCCGGCGCGACTTCCTTGGCGCGGCGCAAAATGAGCCCCGTCATCGATGGATGGACGCCCACCGGCAGGGTGTAATGAAGCGTTTTCCCGTCACGCACCGTGGTCGGGCCGTCGAGCTGCAGCTCCCTGGGGATCACGTCCTGGGTGAAGTAGCCCTCGCTGATGAAATCCGGGACAATGTAGACTTCCGGCGCATCAATCATGAACAGCGCCTCGCGCATGGATGGTTCCTCTTTCCAGAAACAGACATGAACCTCCGCGAAGAGCCCGCGCTTCCTGATCTCGTCCGCATGATCGAAGTAGGGTGTCGATGAATCGGGGTTCTCGGTGGAGCCGTGGCCGACGATGAGCAGGGCGGAATTCGGTTTCTGTGCAAAAGGCATGTCGGAAAATGGCGGGCCGCAGCAGGATTGCAAGCGATGGAATGCCCTTGATGCCGGTTGGCAACGCCGCTTTCCTGTTGATCGTGAAATCCGCCACCTTGCTGTTCCTCTTCGCCATCGCATCGGTACATGCGGAAATGTCCTTCGAGCGGCTCGATCCTGCCTTTGACATGCTGATCCCCGCCGATGCCGAAATCAAGGTGCTTGCCACCGGTTTCAAATGGGCTGAGGGGCCGGTCTGGGATGTGGAAAACGGCGAACTGCTTTTTTCGGATGTGCCGAACAACGTGATCCACGCATGGGACGGTTCAAAGATCCGCGAGTTCATGCGCCCGTCCGGCTACACCGGGCTGAAGGGTTATGGCCGCGAGTCCGGGTCGAATGGCCTCACCTTCGACGCCCAGGGGCGCCTTATCCTTGCGGAGCACGGCGACCGCCGCGTTTCCATCCTCACCAAGGGCGGCGGGAAAATGACGCTCGCAGACCGTTTCGAGGGGAAGCGTTTCAATAGCCCGAACGATGTCGTCGTTCATTCTTCCGGAGCCATCTACTTCACCGACCCCATTTACGGCCTGCCGAAAGGAGAGGACGATCCCCTGCGGGAAATCGGTTTCTGCGGTGTTTATCGGATCGGCACGGACGGGGGCGTTTCCCTGGTCACAAAGGAATTGGAGCGCCCCAACGGTCTCGCTTTTTCCCCGGACGAGAAAACCCTCTACGTCGCAAATTCGCACGGACCGCGCAAGATCATCCTCGCGGTTTCGATCAACGCCGACGGCGGTGCGGCGGGGCAAGGGGTGTTCTTCGATGCGAAGGAGCTTGAAGGCAAGGGCTCCATGGACGGCCTCAAGGTCGATCCCTCTGGCAATCTTTGGGCCACCGGGCCAGGCGGGCTGCTGGTAATTTCACCGCAAGGGAAGCTCCTCGGCAGGGTGCTGACAGGAAAGGCAACCGCGAACGTCTCCTTCGGCGGGAAAAACAGCAAAACTGTGTTTTTGACAGCACACGACACTCTGCTTAGCGTTCCCCGTAACTAGGGAAAATTCGCCATACATTGAATATCCCCGCACCAACACCGTCCCAAGAAAACCATGAAAAAGACAGTCACCATGCTTCTTGCAGCTGCCATCGCTTTCGCCGGCACCAGCTGCACCACCACCTATGATGCCTACGGGAATCCGCGCCAAAGCGTCGATCCCGGCACTGCCGTTGCCGGCGCCGCAGCCGTCGGCGTGCTCGGATATGCCCTCGCCAAAGACAGGGACAAGGACAAGAGGAACGACGCCTACCGCAGCGGCTACTACGACGGTCGCTCCCGCGGCTACTACGACCGCCGCGGCCACTACCACCGCTATTGATGGCCCCGAGCCGAATCATGCAGCGTTTCACACTGCATCTTTGGGCTTGCAAACGGGGGGCTGACCACTAGGTTCGCCCTCCGTTTTTCTTTTGTCTGGCGAGCGGTTGGAGCCCCGGTGCCCGTCAGACGCCATCTTTTCCGGGGCAATTGTCGGAAGGAAAACGCAACCAACTAACCAAACAACTAACCAAATATGAGTACTGCAATCGCAGAACCAACCAACCAGGAGCTCAGCGACCTGATCGATTCCAAATTCACCGAATTCCGCGAGGGATCCATCGTGAAGGGAACCATCCTGGAAATCCGCCCACAGATCGTTCTTGTGGACATCGGCTACAAATCCGAGGGAGCCATCCCGTCCAACGAGTTCGAGGACGATGATATCGAAGTGGGCGACGAAATCGAGGTTCTCCTCGAGCGCCTCGAAAACGACGAGGGCATGGTCGTTCTCTCCAAGGAAAAGGCCGCCTACAAGCAGAACTGGGACAAGATCGTCAAGGTCTTCCAGGACGGCGGCCTCGTGCGCGGGAAAGTCAAATCCGTCGTCAAGGGTGGCCTCACCGTCAACGTCGGTGTCGAGGCATTCCTTCCCGGCTCGCAGGTGGACATCATCCCGCCGAAGGATCTCTCCGAATACGTCGGAAACGTTTACGAGTTCAAGATCGTCAAGGTCAACGACGAGCGCAAGAACATCGTCCTCTCCCGCCGCGAAGTCATCGAAGCCGAGCGCTCCGAGCAACGCCAGGCGTTCCTCCAGACGGTCAAGATCGGCGACAAGGTCGTCGGCGCGATCAAGAACCTCACCGACTTCGGCGCATTCGTCGATCTCGAGGGCATGGACGGACTCCTCCACATCACCGACATGTCGTGGGGCCGCATCAACCATCCGTCCGAGCTGCTCCACATCGGGCAGTCCGTGGATGTAGTCATCCTCGACGTGGACAAGGACAAGGAGCGCGTTTCCCTCGGCCTCAAGCAGATGTCCGACAACCCGTGGGAAGACATCGAGCGCAAATACCCGATCGGCCAGCAGGTCAAGGGTCAGGTCACCAAGCTCCTGCCGTACGGCGCGTTCATCGAGATCGAGCGCGGCGTCGAAGGCCTCGTGCACGTTTCCGAGCTCAGCTGGGTCAAACGCATCACCCGTCCGTCCGATGTTCTTGAACTCGGCCAGGAAATCGTTGCGGTCGTTCTCGGCATCAGCATCGAGGAGCAGAAGATCTCCCTCGGTGTCCGCCAGCTCGAAGGCAACCCATGGGACGAGATCGAGCTCCGCTACCCTGTCGGCGCGACCATCACCGGCCCTGTCCGCAACCTCACCGCCTATGGCGCATTCGTAGAGCTTGAGGAGGGAATCGACGGAATGATCCACGTATCCGACATGTCCTGGACCCGCAAGATCAACCACCCGTCCGAAGTCCTCAAGAAGAACGACGAGATCGAGGCCATCGTCCTTGCCATCGACAAGGCGAACCAGCGTGTCTCGCTCGGCATCAAGCAGACCGAGAACGACCCATGGTCCGCCATCGAC comes from Akkermansiaceae bacterium and encodes:
- the can gene encoding carbonate dehydratase, with the translated sequence MESIDQLIENNILWAERMRKGDPEFFTRLAQQQNPRYFWIGCSDSRVPANQITGLPPGEVFVHRNVANVVQETDFNVLAVLQYAVDVLKVSNVIVCGHYGCGGVQAALENFRHGIIDNWLAPIRALTRGHKDELSGLEDGAKLDRLCELNVLSQARHVARTTIVEDAWERGQQLAIHSWIYRLDQGILTPLRKPISSPSDIGGE
- a CDS encoding SMP-30/gluconolactonase/LRE family protein, producing MPVGNAAFLLIVKSATLLFLFAIASVHAEMSFERLDPAFDMLIPADAEIKVLATGFKWAEGPVWDVENGELLFSDVPNNVIHAWDGSKIREFMRPSGYTGLKGYGRESGSNGLTFDAQGRLILAEHGDRRVSILTKGGGKMTLADRFEGKRFNSPNDVVVHSSGAIYFTDPIYGLPKGEDDPLREIGFCGVYRIGTDGGVSLVTKELERPNGLAFSPDEKTLYVANSHGPRKIILAVSINADGGAAGQGVFFDAKELEGKGSMDGLKVDPSGNLWATGPGGLLVISPQGKLLGRVLTGKATANVSFGGKNSKTVFLTAHDTLLSVPRN
- a CDS encoding 30S ribosomal protein S1; translated protein: MSTAIAEPTNQELSDLIDSKFTEFREGSIVKGTILEIRPQIVLVDIGYKSEGAIPSNEFEDDDIEVGDEIEVLLERLENDEGMVVLSKEKAAYKQNWDKIVKVFQDGGLVRGKVKSVVKGGLTVNVGVEAFLPGSQVDIIPPKDLSEYVGNVYEFKIVKVNDERKNIVLSRREVIEAERSEQRQAFLQTVKIGDKVVGAIKNLTDFGAFVDLEGMDGLLHITDMSWGRINHPSELLHIGQSVDVVILDVDKDKERVSLGLKQMSDNPWEDIERKYPIGQQVKGQVTKLLPYGAFIEIERGVEGLVHVSELSWVKRITRPSDVLELGQEIVAVVLGISIEEQKISLGVRQLEGNPWDEIELRYPVGATITGPVRNLTAYGAFVELEEGIDGMIHVSDMSWTRKINHPSEVLKKNDEIEAIVLAIDKANQRVSLGIKQTENDPWSAIDDRFKVGDLVKGKVAKIASFGAFVSLEGDIDGLIHISQLSEDHVEKVKDVIKVGDDIEARVIKVDKVERRIGLSIKAVGYSEEQLKKESASFESLKPSSEMVGLEQAFNLAAAASEEWSPGDED